One genomic segment of Bradyrhizobium diazoefficiens includes these proteins:
- a CDS encoding SRPBCC family protein produces the protein MASIHNDIRLSASAHDVWDAVRDFGALPQRLAPGFVTACTLDGDARIVTFANGSVAREVLVDCDDARRRLVYAINSERLKHYSASVQVIAEGDKSCRLVWIIDMLPNELAAYVQGQTKDAVIAIHKAFPPAAA, from the coding sequence ATGGCCTCCATCCACAACGACATCCGCCTCTCCGCTTCCGCGCACGATGTCTGGGACGCGGTGCGCGATTTCGGCGCGCTGCCGCAACGGCTGGCGCCGGGCTTCGTCACCGCCTGCACGCTCGACGGCGATGCGCGCATCGTCACCTTCGCCAATGGCTCCGTCGCGCGCGAGGTGCTGGTCGATTGCGACGATGCGCGGCGGCGGCTGGTCTATGCGATCAACAGCGAGCGGCTGAAGCATTACAGTGCCTCGGTGCAGGTGATCGCGGAGGGCGACAAGAGCTGCCGCCTGGTCTGGATCATCGACATGCTGCCGAACGAGCTTGCGGCCTATGTGCAGGGACAGACTAAAGACGCCGTGATCGCCATCCACAAGGCGTTTCCGCCCGCTGCAGCCTAG
- a CDS encoding VOC family protein, which produces MYDHIGLRVADLDASTRFYTAVLAPLGYVLCSSGEGYAGFGPKGEPALWLHLNKGRKADGAHIAFRAKDHDAVKAFHSEGLKSGGRDNGGAGPRKDYSPTYFAAFLIDPDGNNVEAVCV; this is translated from the coding sequence ATGTATGACCACATCGGACTTCGCGTTGCCGACCTCGACGCCTCAACGCGCTTCTATACCGCGGTGCTCGCGCCGCTCGGTTACGTCCTGTGCTCCAGCGGCGAGGGCTATGCGGGTTTCGGGCCGAAGGGCGAGCCGGCGCTGTGGCTGCATCTGAACAAGGGGCGGAAGGCCGACGGCGCACATATCGCGTTTCGCGCCAAGGACCACGACGCGGTCAAGGCGTTTCACAGCGAAGGCCTGAAGAGCGGCGGCCGCGACAATGGCGGCGCCGGTCCGCGCAAGGATTACAGCCCGACCTACTTTGCGGCGTTCTTGATCGACCCCGACGGCAACAATGTCGAGGCGGTTTGCGTGTGA
- a CDS encoding helix-turn-helix transcriptional regulator yields MDATTLLTTRSMTVSEFRCDAGPDDTPFAECRTGHSIAYVRSGSFGCHCRAGFFELVAGAMLVGAPGEEYTCTHEHVSGDVCLGFFLSADLVDALGGQREVWQVGATPPLPELMVLGELAQTAADGNSDLGLDEVGQILAGRFVDVVSGKARKQTTPTARDRRRAVEAALWIDDNSHTEVDLEQAAKQAGLSPFHFLRLFSSVLGVTPHQYLVRSRLRHAARLLTDEDIAVTDIAYDVGFGDLSNFVRTFHRAAGVSPTKFRQASKGERKILQEQLALN; encoded by the coding sequence ATGGACGCGACCACGCTGCTGACGACACGCTCAATGACCGTCTCCGAGTTTCGCTGCGATGCGGGACCGGACGACACGCCGTTTGCGGAGTGCCGCACCGGCCATTCCATCGCCTATGTCCGCTCCGGCAGTTTTGGCTGCCATTGCCGTGCCGGTTTCTTCGAGCTGGTGGCGGGCGCGATGCTGGTCGGCGCGCCGGGCGAGGAATACACCTGCACCCATGAGCATGTCTCTGGCGACGTCTGCCTCGGCTTCTTCCTCAGCGCGGACCTGGTCGATGCGCTCGGCGGACAGCGCGAGGTCTGGCAAGTCGGAGCAACGCCGCCTCTGCCCGAATTGATGGTGCTGGGCGAACTCGCCCAGACGGCAGCGGATGGCAACAGCGACTTGGGTCTCGACGAGGTCGGGCAAATCCTGGCCGGCCGTTTCGTCGACGTCGTCTCCGGCAAGGCGCGCAAGCAGACGACGCCGACCGCACGCGACCGCCGCCGCGCGGTGGAAGCTGCGCTGTGGATCGACGACAATTCGCATACTGAGGTCGACCTCGAACAGGCAGCAAAGCAGGCGGGCCTCAGCCCGTTCCATTTCCTGCGGCTATTCTCGAGCGTGCTCGGCGTCACCCCGCATCAATATCTGGTGCGCTCGCGGCTGCGACATGCGGCGCGCCTCCTCACGGACGAGGACATCGCGGTCACCGACATCGCCTATGACGTCGGCTTCGGCGACCTTTCCAACTTCGTCCGGACGTTTCATCGCGCCGCCGGCGTGTCACCCACAAAGTTCCGGCAGGCTTCGAAGGGTGAGCGCAAGATTCTCCAAGAGCAGCTTGCCCTCAACTGA
- a CDS encoding methylated-DNA--[protein]-cysteine S-methyltransferase — protein sequence MVGHGYTIFDTAIGRCGMIWSSTGVVAVQLPEARELDTRRRIFQTHPEAREQRPSENAELAIEGIVGLLQGSDPDFSEVSLDAGGVPGFNRRVYEYACTIPRGETRTYHEVAKALGASGAAHSLAQAIAKNPYMLIVPSHRVLEAGNYTDRLSPYGGVISKRRLLALEGAHPIASKTLFDVLLPVAPPRAPT from the coding sequence ATGGTGGGGCACGGCTATACAATATTCGACACGGCCATAGGCCGTTGCGGCATGATCTGGAGCAGCACCGGCGTCGTTGCCGTGCAATTGCCGGAGGCGCGGGAGCTCGACACCCGCCGCCGGATTTTCCAAACCCATCCCGAGGCGCGCGAGCAGCGGCCATCCGAGAACGCGGAGCTGGCGATCGAGGGGATCGTGGGCCTGCTGCAAGGCAGCGATCCCGATTTTTCCGAGGTCAGCCTCGACGCCGGCGGGGTGCCCGGCTTCAACCGGCGGGTCTATGAGTACGCCTGCACGATCCCGCGCGGGGAGACGCGCACCTATCACGAGGTCGCCAAGGCGCTGGGCGCCTCCGGCGCCGCACATTCGCTGGCGCAGGCGATCGCCAAAAATCCTTACATGCTGATCGTGCCCAGCCACAGGGTGCTGGAAGCCGGCAATTACACCGACCGGCTCTCGCCTTACGGCGGAGTGATCTCCAAGCGACGGCTGCTGGCGCTGGAGGGCGCGCACCCAATCGCCAGCAAGACCCTGTTCGACGTGCTGCTGCCCGTTGCTCCGCCCCGTGCGCCTACCTAA
- a CDS encoding helix-turn-helix domain-containing protein: MNQQKLDRAIGRRLKTLRTQGGMTLNELAARSGVSRAMIGRVERAQSSATAALLGKLCAALDVSLSDVVALAEKPPERLMRLADQPHWRDPDSGYRRRHASPPDAASGIEIIVVDLPAGARVSYSPWGRNAFTQQLLMLEGAVCVYIDAKTVRLRDGDCLDFDVMRAVTFENETKQDARYVIITRRGTSYGKM; the protein is encoded by the coding sequence ATGAACCAGCAGAAACTCGACCGCGCGATCGGTCGCCGCTTGAAGACGCTGAGGACGCAAGGCGGCATGACCTTGAACGAGCTGGCAGCGCGATCCGGCGTCAGCCGGGCCATGATCGGGCGGGTGGAGCGGGCGCAGAGCAGCGCGACCGCCGCGCTGCTCGGCAAGCTCTGCGCCGCGCTCGACGTGTCGCTGAGCGACGTCGTCGCGCTCGCGGAGAAGCCGCCGGAGCGCTTGATGCGGCTGGCCGACCAGCCGCATTGGCGTGATCCCGACAGCGGCTACCGGCGGCGTCATGCCTCGCCGCCGGATGCAGCGAGCGGCATCGAGATCATCGTCGTCGACCTGCCGGCCGGCGCGCGCGTCTCCTACAGCCCCTGGGGCCGCAATGCCTTCACCCAGCAGCTCCTGATGCTGGAGGGGGCGGTCTGCGTGTATATCGACGCCAAGACGGTGCGCCTGCGCGACGGCGACTGTCTCGACTTCGACGTCATGCGCGCCGTGACGTTCGAGAACGAAACCAAGCAGGATGCACGCTACGTCATCATCACGCGGCGCGGCACGTCTTATGGGAAAATGTGA
- a CDS encoding MATE family efflux transporter — MSDIAEIPVDEQERPLPPPPRPVRSALMDGPILRTLLSLAWPNVVALSAGTCVVIAETSYIGRLGVEALAAMALVFPTVILTMTMSGGAMGGAVASAIARALGAGDRERAGTLAAHALLIGITFGLVFMLGMLLYGPKVLEMLGGRGDVLTHAIAYTQVFFGGAVLPWLLNTMAGVLRGTGNMKLPSLLILNSAVWQVVLGGTLGLGLGPVPQLGMRGVAAGALIAYSMNICVMGWYLFSGRARVVPKLRGLRVQWAMFFDILKVGAIACFSPLQSVLTISIFTHLLAKFGTAILAGYGIGARLEFLLTSIAFSFGIASVPMIGMAVGAGRIARARRIAWIAGVSAFVAVGTPACLVATFPDLWVNIFTDSATVRATSHQYLSTVAPFYAFIGLASTMYFSSQGAAKVIGPVLAQTARLVYIAAIGWWLSTHDATAQNFFWLAASSMVVLGLLSCSSVVLTRWGPRDTKPAVRPVLSTVAD, encoded by the coding sequence ATGTCCGACATCGCCGAAATCCCGGTCGATGAGCAAGAGCGTCCGCTGCCGCCACCTCCGCGGCCGGTGCGGAGCGCGCTGATGGACGGCCCGATCCTGCGGACGCTGCTCTCCCTCGCCTGGCCGAACGTGGTCGCGCTCTCAGCGGGCACCTGCGTGGTGATCGCGGAGACCTCCTATATCGGACGTCTTGGCGTGGAAGCACTGGCCGCGATGGCGCTGGTGTTTCCGACCGTGATCCTGACCATGACCATGTCGGGCGGCGCCATGGGCGGCGCGGTGGCCTCCGCCATCGCGCGCGCGCTCGGCGCCGGCGATCGCGAGCGTGCGGGCACACTCGCCGCGCATGCGCTGCTGATCGGTATCACCTTCGGCTTGGTCTTCATGCTGGGCATGCTGCTCTATGGACCCAAAGTGCTCGAAATGCTCGGCGGTCGCGGCGATGTGCTGACGCATGCGATCGCCTACACGCAGGTGTTTTTCGGCGGCGCGGTGCTGCCCTGGCTGCTCAACACCATGGCGGGCGTGCTGCGCGGCACCGGTAACATGAAGCTGCCGTCGCTGTTGATCCTCAACTCCGCTGTTTGGCAGGTCGTGCTCGGCGGCACGCTCGGCCTTGGGCTCGGCCCTGTGCCGCAGCTCGGCATGCGCGGCGTCGCGGCCGGCGCGCTGATCGCCTATTCCATGAACATCTGCGTGATGGGCTGGTACCTGTTCTCCGGCCGCGCGCGCGTTGTCCCAAAACTGCGTGGCCTGCGCGTCCAATGGGCGATGTTCTTCGACATCCTGAAGGTCGGCGCCATTGCCTGCTTCTCGCCTCTGCAATCGGTGCTGACGATCTCGATCTTCACCCACCTGCTGGCGAAGTTCGGCACCGCGATCCTCGCCGGCTACGGCATCGGCGCCCGGCTGGAATTCTTGCTGACCTCGATCGCGTTCTCGTTCGGCATTGCCTCGGTGCCGATGATCGGCATGGCGGTCGGCGCCGGCCGCATCGCGCGGGCCCGCCGCATTGCCTGGATCGCAGGTGTCTCCGCTTTCGTCGCTGTCGGCACGCCGGCATGCCTGGTCGCCACCTTCCCCGATCTCTGGGTCAACATTTTTACCGACAGCGCGACGGTGCGAGCGACAAGCCATCAATATCTGTCGACGGTCGCGCCATTCTACGCCTTCATCGGTCTCGCCTCGACCATGTACTTCTCCTCGCAAGGGGCGGCCAAGGTGATCGGCCCAGTGCTGGCGCAGACCGCGCGGCTCGTCTACATCGCCGCGATCGGCTGGTGGCTGTCGACGCATGACGCCACTGCGCAAAACTTCTTCTGGCTGGCCGCGAGCTCGATGGTCGTGCTCGGCCTGCTCTCCTGCTCCAGCGTGGTGCTGACGCGCTGGGGGCCGCGGGACACAAAGCCTGCAGTCAGGCCGGTGCTCTCGACCGTTGCCGATTAA